One window of the Marmota flaviventris isolate mMarFla1 chromosome 2, mMarFla1.hap1, whole genome shotgun sequence genome contains the following:
- the Akt1 gene encoding RAC-alpha serine/threonine-protein kinase isoform X1, translated as MNDVAIVKEGWLHKRGEYIKTWRPRYFLLKNDGTFIGYKERPQDVDQRESPLNNFSVAQCQLMKTERPRPNTFIIRCLQWTTVIERTFHVETPEEREEWTTAIQTVADGLKRQEEEMMDFRSGSPSDNSGAEEMEVSLVKPKHRVTMNEFEYLKLLGKGTFGKVILVKEKATGRYYAMKILKKEVIVAKDEVAHTLTENRVLQNSRHPFLTALKYSFQTHDRLCFVMEYANGGELFFHLSRERVFSEDRARFYGAEIVSALDYLHSEKNVVYRDLKLENLMLDKDGHIKITDFGLCKEGIKDGATMKTFCGTPEYLAPEVLEDNDYGRAVDWWGLGVVMYEMLCGRLPFYNQDHEKLFELILMEEIRFPRTLGPEAKSLLSGLLKKDPKQRLGGGSEDAKEIMQHRFFASIVWQDVYEKKLSPPFKPQVTSETDTRYFDEEFTAQMITITPPDQDDNMECVDSERRPHFPQFSYSASGTA; from the exons GGGAGTACATCAAGACTTGGCGGCCACGATACTTCCTCCTCAAGAATGACGGAACCTTCATCGGCTACAAGGAGCGGCCCCAGGATGTTGACCAGAGGGAGTCCCCCCTCAATAACTTCTCTGTGGCAC AATGCCAGTTGATGAAGACAGAGCGGCCCAGGCCCAACACCTTCATCATCCGCTGCCTGCAGTGGACTACGGTCATCGAACGCACCTTCCATGTGGAGACGCCTGAGGAGCG GGAGGAGTGGACAACAGCCATCCAGACCGTGGCTGATGGACTCAAGAGGCAAGAGGAAGAGATGATGGACTTCCGTTCGGGCTCACCCAGTGATAACTCGGGAGCAGAGGAGATGGAGGTGTCCCTGGTCAAGCCCAAGCACCGCGTG ACCATGAATGAGTTTGAGTACCTGAAGCTACTGGGCAAGGGCACCTTTGGGAAGGTGATCCTGGTGAAGGAGAAGGCCACAGGCCGCTACTACGCTATGAAGATCCTGAAGAAGGAGGTCATCGTGGCCAAG GACGAGGTGGCCCACACACTCACTGAGAACCGCGTCCTGCAGAACTCCAGGCACCCCTTCCTCACA GCCTTGAAGTATTCCTTCCAGACCCACGACCGCCTCTGCTTCGTCATGGAGTACGCCAATGGGGGAGAG CTCTTCTTCCACCTGTCCCGCGAGCGTGTGTTCTCCGAGGACCGGGCTCGTTTCTACGGCGCAGAGATCGTGTCGGCCCTGGACTACCTGCACTCCGAGAAGAACGTCGTGTACCGCGACCTCAAG CTGGAGAACCTCATGCTGGACAAGGACGGGCACATCAAGATCACAGACTTCGGGCTGTGCAAGGAGGGCATTAAGGACGGCGCCACCATGAAGACCTTCTGTGGGACACCCGAGTACCTGGCCCCTGAG GTGCTGGAGGACAATGACTATGGCCGGGCCGTGGACTGGTGGGGGCTGGGCGTGGTCATGTACGAGATGCTGTGCGGCCGCCTGCCCTTCTACAACCAGGACCACGAGAAGTTGTTTGAGCTCATACTGATGGAGGAGATCCGCTTCCCTCGCACGCTGGGCCCGGAGGCCAAGTCCCTGCTCTCCGGACTGCTGAAGAAGGACCCCAAGCAGAG GCTCGGCGGGGGCTCCGAGGATGCCAAGGAGATCATGCAGCACCGCTTCTTTGCCAGCATCGTGTGGCAGGATGTGTATGAGAAGAAG CTCAGCCCACCCTTCAAGCCCCAGGTCACATCAGAGACGGATACCAGGTATTTTGATGAGGAGTTCACGGCGCAGATGATCACCATCACACCGCCTGACCAAG ATGACAACATGGAGTGCGTGGACAGCGAGCGCAGGCCACACTTCCCCCAGTTCTCCTACTCGGCCAGTGGCACAGCCTGA
- the Akt1 gene encoding RAC-alpha serine/threonine-protein kinase isoform X2, protein MKTERPRPNTFIIRCLQWTTVIERTFHVETPEEREEWTTAIQTVADGLKRQEEEMMDFRSGSPSDNSGAEEMEVSLVKPKHRVTMNEFEYLKLLGKGTFGKVILVKEKATGRYYAMKILKKEVIVAKDEVAHTLTENRVLQNSRHPFLTALKYSFQTHDRLCFVMEYANGGELFFHLSRERVFSEDRARFYGAEIVSALDYLHSEKNVVYRDLKLENLMLDKDGHIKITDFGLCKEGIKDGATMKTFCGTPEYLAPEVLEDNDYGRAVDWWGLGVVMYEMLCGRLPFYNQDHEKLFELILMEEIRFPRTLGPEAKSLLSGLLKKDPKQRLGGGSEDAKEIMQHRFFASIVWQDVYEKKLSPPFKPQVTSETDTRYFDEEFTAQMITITPPDQDDNMECVDSERRPHFPQFSYSASGTA, encoded by the exons ATGAAGACAGAGCGGCCCAGGCCCAACACCTTCATCATCCGCTGCCTGCAGTGGACTACGGTCATCGAACGCACCTTCCATGTGGAGACGCCTGAGGAGCG GGAGGAGTGGACAACAGCCATCCAGACCGTGGCTGATGGACTCAAGAGGCAAGAGGAAGAGATGATGGACTTCCGTTCGGGCTCACCCAGTGATAACTCGGGAGCAGAGGAGATGGAGGTGTCCCTGGTCAAGCCCAAGCACCGCGTG ACCATGAATGAGTTTGAGTACCTGAAGCTACTGGGCAAGGGCACCTTTGGGAAGGTGATCCTGGTGAAGGAGAAGGCCACAGGCCGCTACTACGCTATGAAGATCCTGAAGAAGGAGGTCATCGTGGCCAAG GACGAGGTGGCCCACACACTCACTGAGAACCGCGTCCTGCAGAACTCCAGGCACCCCTTCCTCACA GCCTTGAAGTATTCCTTCCAGACCCACGACCGCCTCTGCTTCGTCATGGAGTACGCCAATGGGGGAGAG CTCTTCTTCCACCTGTCCCGCGAGCGTGTGTTCTCCGAGGACCGGGCTCGTTTCTACGGCGCAGAGATCGTGTCGGCCCTGGACTACCTGCACTCCGAGAAGAACGTCGTGTACCGCGACCTCAAG CTGGAGAACCTCATGCTGGACAAGGACGGGCACATCAAGATCACAGACTTCGGGCTGTGCAAGGAGGGCATTAAGGACGGCGCCACCATGAAGACCTTCTGTGGGACACCCGAGTACCTGGCCCCTGAG GTGCTGGAGGACAATGACTATGGCCGGGCCGTGGACTGGTGGGGGCTGGGCGTGGTCATGTACGAGATGCTGTGCGGCCGCCTGCCCTTCTACAACCAGGACCACGAGAAGTTGTTTGAGCTCATACTGATGGAGGAGATCCGCTTCCCTCGCACGCTGGGCCCGGAGGCCAAGTCCCTGCTCTCCGGACTGCTGAAGAAGGACCCCAAGCAGAG GCTCGGCGGGGGCTCCGAGGATGCCAAGGAGATCATGCAGCACCGCTTCTTTGCCAGCATCGTGTGGCAGGATGTGTATGAGAAGAAG CTCAGCCCACCCTTCAAGCCCCAGGTCACATCAGAGACGGATACCAGGTATTTTGATGAGGAGTTCACGGCGCAGATGATCACCATCACACCGCCTGACCAAG ATGACAACATGGAGTGCGTGGACAGCGAGCGCAGGCCACACTTCCCCCAGTTCTCCTACTCGGCCAGTGGCACAGCCTGA